One part of the Ziziphus jujuba cultivar Dongzao chromosome 2, ASM3175591v1 genome encodes these proteins:
- the LOC112491825 gene encoding putative disease resistance protein RGA1 has protein sequence MLYNLQTLKLSYCTKLQELPRDLNKLVNLVSLEIDMCTSLTHMPGGLGQLTNLQTLSRFVLKEGTSHTTIKSKHSCDHEVGELSDLMGLNNIRGKLSIINLGNGDQDSKAANLKDKQHLCSLCLCWHVNYYYAKLCDDLFDGHINLNYDLHLPSYLKDVEYEATLEGLQPHPNLKELCLQYYEGVEFPSWLPSHANLEYLFLKNSLKCQYLPPLNGLVSLKKLKLGNMLGLEYISNGPPEPSRTSVLLPALEMLEFTLLPNLKGWWRTTDINNGKDGVSMNDHVSLSLPRLCHSVIIKCPKLSFLPLSPNIKSLAVQNNTWKPFHLAVLTASTFSNLSLLSLSDIEDLQSLPEWFKCLTCIRSLGIMECNNLTSLSPGIQQLASSLENLRIQGCQQLDMFNDVGDPNFWEALTSLRALDLSFLPQLRTHLPQGVQHLTSLQKLTIDYCSNLISIDSEWMTNLKSLDALMIHACPNLTSLPQGIRHLTSLHTLEIVDCPILFKTCQTDIGEHWPKVAHVPNFILNLTTISDDDDDGSPNHLYFSRVQLERV, from the exons ATGCTTTATAATTTGCAAACGTTGAAACTTTCGTATTGCACGAAGCTCCAAGAATTACCACGAGACTTGAACAAGCTAGTCAACCTTGTAAGCCTTGAGATTGATATGTGCACCAGTCTGACTCATATGCCAGGTGGACTTGGTCAACTGACTAACCTTCAGACATTATCACGGTTCGTATTGAAGGAAGGCACTAGCCATACTACTATTAAGTCCAAGCACAGTTGTGATCATGAGGTGGGTGAGCTAAGTGACTTGATGGGACTAAACAATATTAGAGGAAAGTTGAGTATTATCAACTTAGGAAATGGAGATCAAGATAGTAAGGCTGCAAATTTAAAGGATAAACAACATCTTTGCAGTTTATGTCTATGTTGGCATGTGAATTATTATTATGCTAAATTGTGTGATGATTTATTTGATggtcatataaatttaaattatgatttacatTTACCAAGTTATTTGAAGGATGTGGAATATGAAGCAACACTGGAAGGCCTCCAGCCTCACCCAAATTTGAAGGAATTGTGTTTGCAATACTATGAGGGTGTGGAGTTTCCAAGTTGGCTTCCATCACATGCAAATCTTGAATATTTGTTCCTGAAAAATAGTCTAAAATGCCAGTATTTGCCGCCACTAAATGGATTGGTTTCTCTAAAGAAACTGAAACTAGGCAACATGCTTGGTCTAGAGTACATTTCAAACGGCCCCCCTGAGCCATCTAGGACGTCAGTTTTACTGCCGGCGTTGGAAATGTTGGAATTTACCCTTTTGCCCAATCTAAAGGGATGGTGGAGGACGACGGATATTAATAATGGCAAAGATGGCGTATCAATGAATGATCACGTCTCACTTTCACTTCCACGTCTCTGTCATTCAGTTATTATTAAGTGTCCAAAGTTGAGCTTTTTGCCCCTATCCCCAAACATAAAAAGTTTGGCGGTGCAGAACAATACATGGAAGCCATTCCACCTGGCAGTACTGACCGCATCCACATTCTCCAATTTGAGCTTACTTTCTCTTTCCGATATTGAAGATTTACAGTCTCTTCCAGAATGGTTCAAATGCCTCACTTGTATCCGAAGCTTAGGTATCATGGAGTGCAATAACTTGACGTCTTTGTCTCCTGGTATTCAACAGCTTGCTTCCTCActtgaaaatttgagaattCAGGGTTGCCAACAACTTGACATGTTTAATGATGTTGGTGACCCTAACTTCTGGGAAGCCCTCACAAGTCTACGTGCACTGGATTTGTCATTTTTACCTCAGTTGAGGACTCACCTGCCTCAAGGGGTTCAACATCTTACGAGCTTGCAAAAACTTACGATTGATTACTGCAGCAATTTGATTAGTATTGATTCAGAGTGGATGACCAACCTCAAATCTCTCGATGCACTCATGATTCATGCTTGCCCAAATTTAACATCATTGCCCCAAGGAATACGTCACCTCACATCTTTACACACACTGGAGATTGTAGATTGTCCGATCTTGTTCAAAACATGTCAAACTGATATAGGCGAGCATTGGCCTAAGGTTGCTCATGTCCCTAATTTCATCTTGAACTTAACCACTATttcagatgatgatgatgatggttccCCGAACCACCTCTACTTTTCTAG GGTGCAATTGGAACGTGTTTAA
- the LOC112491713 gene encoding putative disease resistance protein RGA1, producing MADIVLSSITDEIIGRLASAAVQEIGLLWSVKDELLELEETMSTIKAVLLDAEEMQTHNHQVRSWLKRLEDAVCEADDLMDEFNTKAALQQQGMLGNEMTKQVCSFFSASKQVAFRHKLGHKIIAIKKKLTTIRDDRSFHLEERPEETRVVTRGREPTHSYVPEEEVIGRYRDRMAIIEYLMDAEIEENVGVIPIVGTGGLGKTTLAQVVFNDEKVEKHFDLRMWVYVSQSFNIKLLVEKIIKSATNKGLENLEIDQLQKKGE from the exons ATGGCGGATATTGTCCTATCTAGCATTACCGATGAGATCATTGGGAGGTTAGCTTCTGCAGCTGTGCAAGAAATCGGATTGCTCTGGAGCGTAAAGGATGAGCTTTTGGAACTTGAAGAAACCATGTCAACAATAAAAGCTGTACTTCTTGATGCAGAGGAGATGCAGACCCATAACCATCAGGTCAGATCTTGGCTCAAGAGGCTTGAAGATGCTGTTTGTGAAGCTGATGACTTGATGGATGAGTTCAATACTAAGGCAGCTTTGCAACAACAAGGAATGCTTGGAAATGAAATGACCAAGCAGGTATGTTCTTTCTTCTCAGCCTCAAAGCAAGTTGCTTTTCGACACAAGTTGGGTCACAAAATAATAGCTATTAAGAAAAAACTAACTACCATTAGAGATGATAGAAGCTTCCATCTGGAGGAAAGACCCGAAGAGACTAGAGTTGTGACTAGAGGGAGAGAGCCTACTCACTCTTATGTGCCTGAAGAGGAAGTTATAGGGAGGTATAGAGACAGAATGGCAATCATAGAATATTTGATGGATGCCGAAATTGAAGAGAATGTAGGGGTAATTCCCATAGTTGGTACTGGAGGGCTAGGAAAAACTACACTTGCTCAGGTAGTGTTTAATGATGAGAAGGTTGAAAAGCATTTTGATTTGAGAATGTGGGTGTATGTATCTCAAagtttcaatataaaattacttGTTGAGAAAATTATTAAGTCTGCAACTAATAAGGGCTTGGAAAACTTGGAGATAGATCAATTGCAAAAG AAAGGGGAGTAG
- the LOC132800537 gene encoding putative disease resistance protein RGA4: MKVYDKLSNLEKHESKTTFIGGVRSNLDEDQDSEAVHVSKIEEIWKKCDEDSKTMEMLEKCGGNPLALRTLGEKFISINVETLTEFQKVVMKKILPSLKPSYDILPPHFKNCFAYCSIFPQQYEIDVKTLIHLWIAQGLIYPLPGQRMEDVGYEYFKNLHQRSLFEQVDVDPENDSVRKCKMPNLIQDLAVFVAGTRLATLKEHEKHSIDQGTQHVSFHFHVHSSWKIPTSFLQAKRIQTIILPCQFQKETEGRVSHSTCENIISNCKALRTLDLHNTGIDTLPKNIGKLNYLRYLDLSQNKAITSLPDSITKIPYLMILKLSKCYGLKVLPKNMKKLVHLKHLEIDWCYSLTRMPLGLGELTLLETLSQFALKYDDADSAKLDELKELNKLRGELKVQNLTSDMNSGVANVEGKEHLKSLTLAWKFEENANTAPTGDLKTLEGLKPHPNLKELALFGYRSYKFPRWLISHKKLVKFSLQKCKCNNLPPLSELSSLKVMILDEMANLKYISDESECHSSSSTAFMPSLEELRLTELPKLKGWWADVSKTPTPLPSFPCLSKLLIEDCPELRTMPLYPNLKEWLVLDNTSLETFIQTMDDEMPSRSLSKAQSMPVHSDMEISSEDGENDKTKLERAKTMCSESSSNSTVSDAKHPTCHPFSKLESLRILGGKEVSSEDGHQHHEIKWERLESLRVLRFDYLQL; the protein is encoded by the coding sequence ATGAAAGTCTACGATAAGTTAAGCAATCTAGAAAAACATGAATCTAAGACTACTTTTATCGGAGGAGTTCGTTCCAATCTAGATGAAGATCAGGACTCAGAAGCAGTCCACGTCTCCAAAATTGAGGAGATCTGGAAAAAGTGTGACGAAGACTCCAAAACTATGGAGATGTTGGAAAAGTGCGGAGGAAACCCCCTTGCCTTAAGGACACTAGGTGAGAAATTCATTTCCATAAATGTAGAAACCTTAACAGAGTTTCAAAAAGTAGTAATGAAAAAGATTTTGCCCTCACTAAAACCGAGTTATGATATCCTCCCTCCGCATTTCAAAAATTGCTTTGCCTACTGTAGTATATTCCCTCAACAATATGAAATTGATGTCAAAACCTTAATACATCTTTGGATCGCACAAGGGTTGATTTATCCACTGCCAGGACAAAGAATGGAGGATGTGGGTTATGAGTATTTTAAGAATTTACATCAGAGATCCTTGTTTGAACAAGTTGATGTAGATCCTGAGAACGACTCTGTAAGAAAGTGCAAGATGCCAAACCTTATACAAGACCTAGCAGTATTTGTTGCAGGAACAAGGTTAGCCACATTGAAGGAGCATGAGAAGCATAGTATTGATCAAGGAACTCAACATGTCTCGTTTCACTTCCATGTACACTCTTCGTGGAAGATTCCCACTTCATTCCTTCAGGCAAAGAGAATTCAAACAATTATTTTGCCTTGCCAGTTCCAAAAGGAAACTGAGGGGAGAGTAAGCCACTCAACTTGTGAAAATATCATTTCCAATTGCAAAGCATTACGCACGTTGGATCTGCATAATACAGGGATCGACACGTTGCCAAAGAACATTGGTAAGCTGAATTATCTACGATACCTTGATCTTTCTCAAAACAAAGCTATTACGTCATTGCCTGATTCAATTACCAAGATCCCGTATTTGATGATACTCAAACTCTCCAAATGTTATGGACTCAAGGTATTGCCAAAAAATATGAAGAAACTAGTCCACCTCAAACATCTTGAGATTGATTGGTGCTACAGTTTGACTCGTATGCCTCTTGGACTGGGTGAACTAACTCTACTTGAGACATTGTCACAATTTGCATTGAAATACGATGATGCAGATTCGGCCAAGCTAGATGAATTGAAGGAACTGAACAAATTGAGAGGAGAGCTGAAAGTTCAAAATTTGACAAGTGACATGAATTCTGGGGTAGCAAACGTGGAGGGGAAAGAACATCTTAAATCATTAACATTAGCTTGGAAATTCGAAGAAAATGCCAATACTGCACCAACCGGTGATCTAAAGACACTAGAAGGTCTGAAGCCACATCCAAATCTTAAGGAACTGGCTTTATTTGGCTACAGGAGTTACAAGTTCCCTAGGTGGCTTATCTCACACAAAAAGTTGGTCAAATTTTCATTGCAAAAATGTAAATGCAACAATCTACCACCACTTAGTGAGCTCTCATCTCTCAAGGTGATGATACTGGATGAGATGGCTAACTTGAAGTATATCTCTGATGAGTCTGAGTGTCATTCTTCGTCATCAACAGCATTCATGCCATCCCTGGAAGAGCTAAGGCTTACAGAATTGCCAAAGCTAAAGGGATGGTGGGCAGATGTCTCAAAAACACCTACTCCATTGCCATCATTTCCTTGTCTTTCCAAACTGTTGATCGAAGATTGCCCCGAGCTGCGTACCATGCCACTCTACCCGAATTTAAAAGAATGGCTAGTGTTGGATAACACAAGCTTGGAGACATTCATACAGACAATGGATGATGAAATGCCTTCTCGTTCTCTTTCCAAAGCGCAAAGTATGCCTGTTCATTCGGATATGGAGATTAGCTCTGAAGATGGTGAGAATGATAAGACTAAGCTGGAAAGAGCAAAGACAATGTGTAGCGAAAGCTCCTCCAATTCGACCGTGAGTGATGCAAAGCACCCCACCTGTCATCCTTTCTCCAAGTTGGAAAGTCTGCGTATTCTTGGGGGTAAGGAGGTTAGTTCTGAAGATGGTCATCAGCATCATGAGATTAAGTGGGAAAGACTCGAAAGCCTCCGGGTTCTGAGATTTGATTATCTCCAACTCTAA